One stretch of Riemerella columbina DNA includes these proteins:
- a CDS encoding IS1380 family transposase: MAKIQIKSEKLTPFGGIFSIMEQFDSTLSSVIDSTLGLRCSSFGYQYSEIVRSLMSIYFCGGSCIEDVTTHLMNHLSLHPTLRTCSSDTILRAIKELTQGNISYTSDTGKNYDFNTADTLNTLLLNCMFASGQLKEGEMYDVDFDHQFIETEKYDAKPTYKKFLGYRPGVAVIDDLIVGIENSDGNTNVRFHQKDTLKRFFERFEQNGLTINRFRADCGSCSEEIVEEIEKHSKSFYIRANRCSSLYNDIFALRGWKTEEINGIEFELNSILVEKWKGKAYRLVIQRQKRMDGVLDLWEGEYTYRCILTNDYESSTREIVEFYNLRGGKERIFDDMNNGFGWDRLPKSFMAENTVFLLLTALIRNFYKAIISKLDTKAFGLKETSRIKAFVFSFISVPAKWIMTARQYVLNIYTENRAYARPFKTGFG, from the coding sequence ATGGCAAAAATACAAATAAAATCCGAGAAGCTCACTCCTTTTGGAGGAATATTTTCAATCATGGAGCAATTTGACTCCACATTGTCATCTGTAATCGACTCGACACTCGGTCTAAGGTGTAGCTCGTTCGGTTATCAGTACAGTGAAATCGTCCGTTCCCTCATGAGTATCTACTTCTGTGGTGGCTCATGCATTGAGGATGTCACTACTCATTTGATGAACCATCTCTCGCTCCATCCGACACTTCGTACTTGTAGTTCTGATACTATCCTCAGAGCGATAAAGGAACTGACGCAAGGAAACATCTCATACACATCAGATACGGGTAAGAACTACGATTTCAACACGGCTGACACACTCAATACCTTACTGCTCAATTGTATGTTTGCATCCGGCCAACTGAAAGAGGGCGAGATGTATGATGTTGATTTCGACCATCAGTTCATAGAGACTGAGAAGTATGATGCAAAGCCTACATACAAGAAGTTCCTTGGTTATCGCCCTGGCGTGGCGGTTATTGACGACTTGATTGTTGGCATTGAGAATAGCGATGGTAACACCAACGTTCGTTTTCATCAGAAGGACACGCTGAAGAGATTCTTTGAGAGATTTGAGCAGAACGGACTTACAATCAATCGTTTCAGAGCTGATTGTGGATCATGTTCCGAGGAAATCGTGGAGGAAATAGAGAAACACAGCAAATCCTTCTATATCCGCGCAAACCGCTGCAGTTCGCTCTACAATGACATCTTTGCTCTTAGAGGCTGGAAGACTGAGGAAATCAATGGCATTGAGTTCGAATTGAACTCTATTCTTGTTGAGAAGTGGAAGGGTAAAGCATACCGACTTGTGATTCAAAGACAGAAACGGATGGACGGTGTGCTGGATCTTTGGGAAGGAGAATACACATACCGTTGTATCCTGACTAACGACTATGAATCTTCCACAAGAGAAATTGTCGAGTTCTATAACCTTCGTGGAGGAAAGGAACGTATCTTCGATGATATGAACAATGGTTTCGGGTGGGACAGATTGCCCAAATCCTTCATGGCAGAGAACACTGTGTTCCTTCTTCTTACGGCACTTATCCGTAATTTCTACAAGGCCATCATTAGCAAGCTTGACACCAAGGCTTTCGGGCTCAAGGAAACGAGTCGCATAAAGGCTTTTGTCTTCAGCTTCATCTCCGTACCTGCCAAGTGGATCATGACAGCAAGGCAATACGTGCTGAATATCTATACTGAAAACCGGGCTTATGCAAGACCTTTCAAAACTGGATTCGGATAA
- a CDS encoding class D beta-lactamase OXA-347: MKNILFVVFISMIFLFVCCNTTTNKNIIETEISDFDKILDSFQVNGSILIYDNDKNTFYSNDFDWAKNGKLPASTFKIPNSIIAVELGIIENDTTILKWNGEQRKMDIWEKDLSFKDAFRISCVPCYQEIARKIGTIKMKEYLEKFEYKNMIFDSLTIDNFWLEGNSKISQKQQIDFLRKFYFSKFPISDRTIKIVKNIMEIERTENYILSGKTGLSSIEEKYNGWFVGYVETKSNVYFFATNVIPTDGLNVDDFISSRINVTKNALKQMNIMK; the protein is encoded by the coding sequence ATGAAAAATATTTTATTTGTAGTTTTTATTTCAATGATATTTTTATTTGTTTGCTGTAACACAACAACGAATAAAAACATAATTGAAACAGAAATTTCTGATTTTGACAAAATTTTAGATAGTTTTCAAGTAAATGGTTCAATTCTAATTTATGATAACGACAAGAATACTTTTTACTCAAATGACTTTGATTGGGCTAAAAACGGAAAATTACCTGCATCAACATTCAAAATTCCAAATTCTATAATTGCTGTTGAATTAGGCATTATTGAAAATGATACAACTATTTTAAAATGGAATGGCGAGCAGAGAAAAATGGATATTTGGGAAAAAGATTTATCATTTAAAGATGCTTTTAGAATTTCCTGTGTTCCTTGCTATCAGGAAATTGCAAGGAAAATCGGAACAATTAAAATGAAAGAATATTTAGAAAAATTTGAGTATAAAAATATGATTTTTGACAGTTTAACGATTGACAATTTTTGGCTTGAAGGAAATTCAAAAATATCTCAAAAACAACAAATCGACTTTTTAAGGAAATTCTATTTTTCAAAATTTCCAATTTCTGATAGGACAATAAAGATTGTCAAAAATATTATGGAAATTGAGCGAACTGAAAATTACATTTTAAGCGGTAAGACTGGATTAAGTTCGATAGAAGAAAAATATAATGGTTGGTTTGTTGGTTATGTTGAAACAAAATCTAATGTTTATTTTTTTGCAACAAATGTAATTCCGACAGACGGATTGAATGTTGATGATTTTATTTCATCGAGAATTAATGTAACAAAAAATGCGTTAAAGCAAATGAATATAATGAAATGA
- the tet(X) gene encoding tetracycline-inactivating monooxygenase Tet(X): MTMRIDTDKQMNLLSDKNVAIIGGGPVGLTMAKLLQQNGIDVSVYERDNDREARIFGGTLDLHKGSGQEAMKKAGLLQTYYDLALPMGVNIADEKGNILSTKNVKPENRFDNPEINRNDLRAILLNSLENDTVIWDRKLVMLEPGKKKWTLTFENKPSETADLVILANGGMSKVRKFVTDTEVEETGTFNIQADIHHPEVNCPGFFQLCNGNRLMAAHQGNLLFANPNNNGALHFGISFKTPDEWKNQTQVDFQNRNSVVDFLLKEFSDWDERYKELIRVTSSFVGLATRIFPLGKSWKSKRPLPITMIGDAAHLMPPFAGQGVNSGLMDALILSDNLTNGKFNSIEEAIENYEQQMFIYGKEAQEESTQNEIEMFKPDFTFQQLLNV; this comes from the coding sequence ATGACAATGCGAATAGATACAGACAAACAAATGAATTTACTTAGTGATAAGAACGTTGCAATAATTGGTGGTGGACCCGTTGGACTGACTATGGCAAAATTATTACAGCAAAACGGCATAGACGTTTCAGTTTACGAAAGAGACAACGACCGAGAGGCAAGAATTTTTGGTGGAACCCTTGACCTACACAAAGGTTCAGGTCAGGAAGCAATGAAAAAAGCGGGATTGTTACAAACTTATTATGACTTAGCCTTACCAATGGGTGTAAATATTGCTGATGAAAAAGGCAATATTTTATCCACAAAAAATGTAAAGCCCGAAAATCGATTTGACAATCCTGAAATAAACAGAAATGACTTAAGGGCTATCTTGTTGAATAGTTTAGAAAACGACACGGTTATTTGGGATAGAAAACTTGTTATGCTTGAACCTGGTAAGAAGAAGTGGACACTAACTTTTGAGAATAAACCGAGTGAAACAGCAGATTTGGTTATTCTTGCCAATGGCGGGATGTCCAAGGTAAGAAAATTTGTTACCGACACGGAAGTTGAAGAAACAGGTACTTTCAATATACAAGCCGATATTCATCATCCAGAGGTGAACTGTCCTGGATTTTTTCAGCTATGCAATGGAAACCGGCTAATGGCTGCTCATCAAGGTAATTTATTATTTGCGAATCCTAATAATAATGGTGCATTGCATTTTGGAATAAGTTTTAAAACACCTGATGAATGGAAAAACCAAACGCAGGTAGATTTTCAAAACAGAAATAGTGTCGTTGATTTTCTTCTGAAAGAATTTTCCGATTGGGACGAACGCTACAAAGAACTGATTCGTGTGACATCATCTTTTGTAGGGTTAGCGACACGAATATTTCCCTTAGGTAAGTCTTGGAAAAGTAAGCGTCCATTACCCATAACGATGATTGGAGATGCTGCTCATTTGATGCCTCCTTTTGCAGGACAAGGCGTAAACAGCGGGTTGATGGATGCCTTGATATTGTCGGATAATCTGACCAATGGGAAATTTAACAGCATTGAAGAGGCTATTGAAAATTATGAACAGCAAATGTTTATCTATGGCAAAGAAGCACAAGAAGAATCAACTCAAAACGAAATTGAAATGTTTAAACCCGACTTTACGTTTCAGCAATTGTTAAATGTATAA
- a CDS encoding aminoglycoside 6-adenylyltransferase AadS, with amino-acid sequence MKVREEKLRTIIEWSEKNEDVRVLLLTSSLVNPLALVDEFSDLDIEFVFEDNTNYISDKSWTLKFGNPIAMIEEDESCFNHKHAMKMLLYEDGVKVDFKLYSKSKFIKETQEKELPEDWDIGYKILIDKDGITKQMLKPTYQISIIKKPSEKEFQNLINDFWWDTTYVAKCLVRDEIFYAKFMSETVIRTEYLIPLIEWHIASEHNWNITTNKYGRLFKKYLNQEMWAKTEQTFSGSDIKENWTALFSMTDLVSEIGTELSKKLEYKYPDKLENDIRKYLAGLKPKT; translated from the coding sequence ATGAAAGTCAGAGAAGAAAAGTTAAGAACAATTATAGAATGGTCGGAGAAAAACGAAGATGTAAGAGTTCTACTTCTGACAAGTTCACTTGTAAATCCTTTAGCACTTGTTGACGAATTTAGTGATTTAGACATTGAATTTGTTTTTGAGGATAATACAAATTACATTTCAGACAAAAGCTGGACGCTTAAATTCGGAAATCCAATTGCTATGATTGAAGAAGACGAAAGTTGTTTTAACCATAAACACGCAATGAAAATGCTACTTTATGAAGACGGTGTGAAAGTAGATTTTAAACTTTACAGCAAATCAAAATTTATAAAGGAAACGCAAGAGAAAGAGTTACCAGAAGATTGGGATATTGGTTATAAAATTTTAATTGATAAAGATGGTATTACAAAGCAAATGCTGAAACCAACTTATCAAATTTCCATTATCAAAAAACCGTCTGAAAAAGAGTTTCAAAATCTAATAAACGATTTTTGGTGGGACACAACTTACGTGGCAAAGTGTCTTGTGAGAGATGAAATATTCTATGCGAAATTTATGTCGGAAACCGTTATTCGCACAGAATATTTAATTCCTTTAATTGAATGGCACATTGCAAGTGAACACAATTGGAACATAACGACCAATAAATATGGACGACTTTTCAAAAAGTATCTTAACCAGGAAATGTGGGCTAAAACAGAACAAACATTTTCAGGGAGCGATATAAAGGAAAATTGGACTGCTCTATTTTCAATGACTGATTTAGTTTCAGAAATAGGAACTGAATTGTCAAAAAAATTAGAGTACAAATACCCGGATAAATTAGAAAATGACATACGAAAATATTTAGCTGGACTAAAACCCAAAACATAA
- the estT gene encoding macrolide hydrolase EstT gives MKKKLLWILILGLIIISCKQRKTEMKEKIIKTNGIELCTESFGNKKNPAILLVAGATVSMLYWDTEFCQQLSEKGFFVIRYDNRDVGKSTNYEPGSTPYDIVDLTNDAISILDGYKIDKAHFVGISLGGLISQIASIKFADRVNSLTLMSSGPWGDSDPTIPEMDTSILDFHSKAGTVNWTNEDSVVNYLIQGAELMSGKKQFDKQRSEKLIRAEFNRANNYISMFNHAALQGGEEYWNRLNEIKQPTLIIHGTDDKIWHYKNAGFLQEKIKGSNLITLEGTGHELHVDDWKSIIDGIEKHIND, from the coding sequence ATGAAAAAAAAACTACTTTGGATATTAATTTTAGGACTGATAATAATCAGTTGCAAACAAAGGAAAACAGAAATGAAAGAGAAAATAATTAAAACAAACGGCATTGAACTCTGTACGGAAAGTTTTGGAAATAAGAAAAATCCAGCAATCCTTTTGGTAGCAGGTGCAACCGTATCAATGCTGTATTGGGACACTGAATTTTGCCAACAATTATCTGAAAAAGGATTTTTTGTTATTCGTTACGACAACAGAGATGTAGGAAAATCCACTAATTATGAACCAGGTTCTACTCCATACGATATTGTTGACTTAACTAATGACGCTATTTCAATATTGGATGGCTACAAGATTGACAAAGCACATTTTGTGGGGATTTCTTTGGGCGGACTAATTTCTCAAATAGCATCAATAAAGTTTGCCGACAGAGTTAACTCCTTAACTCTTATGTCATCAGGCCCTTGGGGAGACTCAGACCCAACTATACCTGAAATGGACACGAGTATTTTAGATTTCCATAGTAAAGCAGGTACAGTCAATTGGACAAATGAAGACAGTGTGGTAAACTATTTAATTCAGGGTGCAGAATTAATGAGTGGCAAGAAACAATTTGACAAACAAAGAAGTGAAAAACTGATAAGAGCTGAGTTCAATAGAGCCAACAATTATATAAGTATGTTCAATCACGCTGCATTGCAAGGTGGTGAAGAATATTGGAACAGATTAAACGAAATCAAACAACCCACCTTAATTATCCACGGAACAGACGACAAAATTTGGCATTATAAGAATGCAGGTTTTTTACAAGAAAAAATAAAAGGTTCAAATCTAATCACCCTTGAAGGTACAGGACACGAATTACACGTTGATGATTGGAAATCAATAATTGATGGAATAGAAAAACACATAAATGACTGA
- a CDS encoding aminoglycoside phosphotransferase family protein, translated as MVETLIKTLQQKYLIKTNTISKQKGGWASLAYKIEDENEHFYFLKVYEKSRKSTSYLTEHIDLYLPIVDWLDNQTLLKGKIIRLIKTQSDDFRCEDENYIYVLFDYIKGETVGEKNLTKEQITQLAEIVSQLHHLKKTPFDLSQISETFDLSFISKLNNWIDKNLDQLKTEIKTVLQPNLSIIKNQINEWYNLSNALKEKDLKYCLCHTDIHHWNLITDKQKLYLLDWEGIKFAPPEADIFSIYQQPYFDLFIKRYYELNPDYQINETVLQYYLTSRKLQDIFEFIEQLQFDELNSEEYKINLNYLKKEVDNIISKPKNTASR; from the coding sequence ATGGTTGAAACATTGATAAAAACATTGCAACAAAAATATCTTATCAAAACAAACACAATTTCTAAACAAAAAGGTGGTTGGGCTTCTTTGGCTTATAAAATAGAAGATGAAAACGAGCATTTTTATTTTTTAAAAGTTTATGAAAAAAGTCGAAAATCAACTTCTTATTTAACGGAACACATCGACCTTTATCTTCCCATTGTGGATTGGCTTGATAATCAAACTCTGCTGAAAGGAAAAATCATTCGATTGATTAAAACGCAATCTGATGATTTTAGGTGCGAAGATGAAAATTATATATATGTTTTGTTTGATTACATTAAAGGAGAAACAGTTGGAGAAAAAAATTTAACCAAAGAACAAATAACTCAATTAGCCGAAATTGTCAGTCAGTTACATCATTTAAAAAAAACTCCTTTTGACCTTTCGCAGATTTCTGAAACATTTGACCTTTCGTTTATTTCTAAACTAAACAATTGGATAGACAAAAACCTTGACCAACTAAAAACGGAAATCAAAACGGTACTGCAACCTAATCTTTCAATTATAAAAAATCAAATCAACGAATGGTATAATTTATCAAATGCTTTAAAGGAAAAAGATTTAAAATATTGTTTATGTCATACAGATATTCATCATTGGAATCTTATCACAGACAAACAAAAATTATATCTTTTGGATTGGGAAGGAATAAAGTTTGCACCACCCGAAGCCGATATTTTCAGCATTTATCAGCAACCTTATTTTGATTTGTTTATCAAAAGATATTATGAACTCAATCCTGATTATCAAATCAATGAAACGGTTTTACAATATTATCTGACAAGTAGAAAACTTCAAGATATTTTTGAGTTTATCGAACAATTACAATTTGACGAACTCAATTCGGAAGAATACAAAATCAACTTAAACTATCTGAAAAAAGAAGTTGATAACATAATATCCAAACCTAAAAACACAGCCAGCAGGTAA
- a CDS encoding aminoglycoside 6-adenylyltransferase AadS, with amino-acid sequence MKVREEKLRTIIEWSEKNEDVRVLLLTSSLVNPLALVDEFSDLDIEFVFEDNTNYISDKSWTLKFGNPIAMIEEDESCFNHKHAMKMLLYEDGVKVDFKLYSKSKFIKETQEKELPEDWDIGYKILIDKDGITKQMLKPTYQISIIKKPSEKEFQNLINDFWWDTTYVAKCLVRDEIFYAKFMSETVIRTEYLIPLIEWHIASEHNWNITTNKYGRLFKKYLNQEMWAKTEQTFSGSDIKENWTALFSMTDLVSEIGTELSKKLEYKYPDKLENDIRKYLAGLKPKT; translated from the coding sequence ATGAAAGTCAGAGAAGAAAAGTTAAGAACAATTATAGAATGGTCGGAGAAAAACGAAGATGTAAGAGTTCTTCTTCTGACAAGTTCACTTGTAAATCCTTTAGCACTTGTTGACGAATTTAGTGATTTAGACATTGAATTTGTTTTTGAGGATAATACAAATTACATTTCAGACAAAAGCTGGACGCTTAAATTCGGAAATCCAATTGCTATGATTGAAGAAGACGAAAGTTGTTTTAACCATAAACACGCAATGAAAATGCTACTTTATGAAGACGGTGTGAAAGTAGATTTTAAACTTTACAGCAAATCAAAATTTATAAAGGAAACGCAAGAGAAAGAATTACCAGAAGATTGGGATATTGGTTATAAAATTTTAATTGATAAAGATGGTATTACAAAGCAAATGCTGAAACCAACTTATCAAATTTCCATTATCAAAAAACCGTCTGAAAAAGAGTTTCAAAATCTAATAAACGATTTTTGGTGGGACACAACTTACGTGGCAAAGTGTCTTGTGAGAGATGAAATATTCTATGCGAAATTTATGTCGGAAACCGTTATTCGCACAGAATATTTAATTCCTTTAATTGAATGGCACATTGCAAGTGAACACAATTGGAACATAACGACCAATAAATATGGACGACTTTTCAAAAAGTATCTTAACCAGGAAATGTGGGCTAAAACAGAACAAACATTTTCAGGGAGCGATATAAAGGAAAATTGGACTGCTCTATTTTCAATGACTGATTTAGTTTCAGAAATAGGAACTGAATTGTCAAAAAAATTAGAGTACAAATACCCGGATAAATTAGAAAATGACATACGAAAATATTTAGCTGGACTAAAACCCAAAACATAA
- the abc-f gene encoding ribosomal protection-like ABC-F family protein, producing MLTIQNLSYSHPNKNTLFTNLSMTVNHSDKIALIGNNGVGKSTLLKLIAKELEPDDGQISSETKPYYIPQIFGQFNDLTIAQALQVETKLNALHEILNGSVDEKNYSLLNDDWTIEEKCQEALSYWDISDLSLSQKLSELSGGQKTKVFLAGIFIHQPSFVLLDEPSNHLDKSSRDLLYDFIQTSRATFIIVSHDRELLQLLNPICELNRNEIKVYGGNYEFYKEQKEIEQNALSQDIQSKEKALRKAKEKERKTIERQQKLDVRAKKNLGKAGLPKIVSDAWKNNAERSSAKIAGVHSDKINGIKEELQDLRLSVSDIEQMKFEFDSSNLHKGKNLFIAENINFAYKTGGLLWEKPLNIQIVSGERIAINGKNGTGKTTLIQIILGKLKPTEGKIFIAESHSVYIDQDYSLINNHLQIYEQAQEFNQTGLQEHEVKIRLDRFLFSKDDWDKPCHTLSGGERMRLMLCCLNIANQSPDIIILDEPTNNLDLQNIEILTNAINEYEGTLIVISHDKTFLQEINIERTIELMK from the coding sequence ATGCTTACGATTCAAAATTTATCCTATTCACATCCCAATAAAAATACGCTGTTTACTAATTTAAGTATGACAGTAAACCATTCCGATAAAATTGCATTAATTGGCAATAATGGTGTTGGAAAATCTACTTTACTCAAACTTATAGCCAAGGAATTAGAACCTGATGACGGACAAATTTCCTCCGAAACCAAACCCTATTATATTCCTCAAATTTTCGGTCAGTTTAATGATTTGACAATTGCCCAAGCCTTACAAGTTGAAACCAAACTCAATGCTTTACACGAAATTTTAAACGGAAGTGTAGATGAAAAGAATTATAGCCTTTTAAATGACGATTGGACGATAGAAGAAAAATGTCAAGAAGCCCTAAGCTATTGGGATATTTCTGATTTATCACTATCTCAAAAATTAAGCGAATTAAGTGGAGGACAAAAAACAAAAGTCTTTCTCGCAGGTATATTTATTCATCAACCATCATTTGTTTTATTAGATGAACCCAGTAATCATCTTGACAAATCCAGTAGAGACTTACTATACGATTTTATTCAAACCTCAAGAGCAACTTTTATAATCGTTAGCCACGACCGAGAGTTACTTCAGTTATTAAATCCTATTTGTGAGCTCAACAGAAATGAAATTAAAGTTTATGGCGGAAACTATGAATTTTATAAAGAGCAAAAAGAAATTGAACAAAACGCCTTAAGTCAAGATATTCAGAGCAAAGAAAAAGCACTTAGAAAGGCGAAAGAAAAGGAGCGAAAAACAATTGAACGACAACAAAAATTAGATGTTCGAGCAAAAAAGAATTTAGGAAAAGCTGGACTTCCCAAGATAGTATCAGATGCTTGGAAGAATAATGCTGAAAGAAGCTCAGCAAAAATTGCCGGAGTTCATTCAGATAAAATTAATGGTATAAAAGAAGAACTTCAAGATTTGAGGCTTTCCGTTTCTGATATAGAACAAATGAAATTTGAATTTGATTCTTCCAATCTTCATAAAGGTAAAAATCTGTTTATAGCAGAAAATATCAATTTCGCATATAAAACAGGAGGTTTATTATGGGAGAAACCTCTAAACATTCAAATTGTCAGCGGTGAACGAATTGCTATCAACGGAAAAAATGGAACAGGAAAAACCACACTTATCCAAATAATACTCGGAAAACTTAAACCAACGGAAGGAAAAATATTTATTGCTGAAAGTCATTCTGTTTATATTGACCAAGATTATTCTTTAATCAATAATCATTTACAGATTTATGAACAAGCTCAAGAATTTAATCAAACCGGCCTTCAGGAACACGAAGTAAAAATCAGATTAGACCGTTTTTTATTTTCAAAAGATGATTGGGATAAGCCTTGTCATACATTGAGTGGCGGAGAAAGAATGCGGTTAATGTTGTGTTGTTTAAACATTGCTAATCAATCTCCCGACATTATTATCTTAGATGAACCTACCAATAATTTAGACCTTCAAAACATCGAAATTTTAACCAATGCAATCAATGAATATGAAGGAACTTTAATTGTAATTTCCCACGATAAAACGTTCTTACAAGAAATAAATATTGAACGAACTATTGAATTAATGAAGTAA
- the catB gene encoding type B chloramphenicol O-acetyltransferase has product MKNFFESPFKGKIIKDHITNPNIISGKYSYYSGYYHGHSFDDCARYLFPDRNDVDKLIIGSYCSIGSGASFIMAGNQGHKYDWISSFPFFYMSEFDVFSKSQDGFQKAGDTVVGNDVWIGSEAMIMPGVQIGDGAVIGSRALVTKDVEPYSIVGGNPAKLIKKRFSDDDIQKLQEMKWWEWDEETLFEAMPILCSNKIDLLYKFFRKMK; this is encoded by the coding sequence ATGAAAAATTTCTTCGAAAGTCCTTTTAAAGGAAAAATAATCAAAGACCACATAACTAATCCCAATATAATTTCGGGTAAATATTCTTATTATTCTGGTTATTATCACGGTCATTCATTTGACGATTGTGCTCGTTATCTGTTTCCGGACAGGAATGATGTCGATAAACTAATTATCGGTTCTTATTGTTCAATAGGGAGCGGTGCAAGTTTCATAATGGCAGGTAATCAAGGTCATAAATATGATTGGATTTCCAGTTTTCCATTTTTTTATATGTCTGAATTTGATGTTTTCAGTAAAAGCCAAGATGGATTTCAAAAAGCAGGAGATACAGTTGTTGGGAATGATGTTTGGATTGGTAGTGAAGCTATGATAATGCCAGGAGTTCAGATAGGAGATGGAGCTGTTATTGGCAGTCGTGCTTTGGTTACAAAAGATGTTGAACCTTATTCAATTGTAGGGGGAAATCCAGCCAAATTGATAAAAAAGAGATTTAGTGATGATGACATCCAAAAATTGCAGGAAATGAAATGGTGGGAATGGGATGAAGAAACCCTTTTTGAAGCAATGCCAATTCTTTGTTCAAATAAAATCGATTTGTTGTACAAGTTTTTTAGAAAAATGAAATGA
- a CDS encoding dihydrofolate reductase: MLKLYKEINGVLHYWETWDEDDKTGLVHWGTVGENGEQKKVKSTLLKNFHKIIQQEINEKINEGYEQIDEDDLKFLIIEYKLNSDFGNEEDLEKRHRLEAKMNEDLGWNLSLGNWLFSHGRRGQGNTGSRCSNSKSPHGVHFTYNLQSTSMKVALIVAVDQQFGIGKNNDLMWHLPADMKFFKETTTGHIVVTGRKNYDSIPERFRPLPNRENAVLTRNTEYHAPGAVVFSSLESCLDHYKNEVERTVFIIGGGQIYREALALDCVQEMFITHVQGEFGADTFFPKFEAVAWNVETVATQVVDEKNAYAFEVKRYWR, translated from the coding sequence ATGCTAAAACTTTACAAAGAAATTAATGGAGTTCTTCATTATTGGGAAACTTGGGATGAAGATGACAAAACAGGTCTTGTTCATTGGGGAACTGTTGGAGAAAATGGAGAGCAAAAAAAAGTAAAATCCACACTTTTAAAAAATTTTCATAAAATAATTCAACAGGAAATTAATGAGAAGATTAATGAAGGTTATGAGCAAATAGACGAAGATGATTTAAAATTTCTAATAATTGAATATAAACTAAATTCTGACTTTGGAAATGAAGAAGACTTGGAAAAACGGCACAGACTTGAAGCCAAAATGAATGAAGATTTGGGATGGAACCTATCATTGGGTAATTGGTTATTTTCTCACGGAAGAAGAGGCCAGGGGAACACAGGTTCACGATGCAGTAATTCCAAATCCCCGCATGGTGTTCATTTCACCTACAATTTACAAAGTACTTCCATGAAAGTAGCATTGATTGTTGCTGTTGATCAGCAATTCGGTATTGGAAAGAACAATGATTTGATGTGGCATTTGCCTGCAGATATGAAATTTTTCAAAGAAACAACCACGGGACATATTGTGGTTACAGGTAGAAAAAACTACGATTCCATTCCGGAACGTTTTCGGCCGTTGCCCAACCGCGAGAATGCGGTCTTAACACGCAATACCGAATATCATGCTCCTGGAGCAGTTGTTTTTTCTTCCTTGGAATCCTGTTTGGATCATTATAAAAATGAAGTGGAACGAACCGTTTTCATAATTGGAGGCGGACAAATTTACCGAGAAGCTTTAGCGCTTGATTGTGTTCAAGAGATGTTTATTACCCATGTGCAGGGCGAATTTGGTGCAGATACCTTCTTCCCGAAATTCGAAGCTGTCGCTTGGAATGTTGAAACGGTAGCAACCCAAGTAGTGGATGAGAAAAATGCCTATGCGTTTGAAGTGAAAAGGTATTGGAGGTAA